The following are encoded together in the Brassica napus cultivar Da-Ae chromosome A9, Da-Ae, whole genome shotgun sequence genome:
- the LOC106366055 gene encoding protein MIZU-KUSSEI 1-like, with the protein MAKPNTHDFASKRHNSFHWTTKVGSDENDDVSSRNPLPDNTKPVPKHNPSSSKRKLQTFAVSRLRSVISSLSRARPGNNNSGLGSRVVGTLFGSRRGHVHFSVQKDPTSPPAFLIELATPISGLVKEMASGLVRIALECDKAKEEAKEDGDRRPRRLVEEPVWRTYCNGKKCGFAARRECGEKEKKVLKALEMVSMGAGVLPETEETSGGGGGGEIMYMRAKFERIVGSRDSEAFYMMNPDSNGAPELSIYLLRI; encoded by the coding sequence ATGGCGAAACCAAACACACATGACTTTGCCTCCAAGAGACACAACAGTTTCCACTGGACAACCAAAGTCGGATCAGACGAAAACGACGACGTTTCTTCCCGTAACCCTCTCCCCGACAACACTAAACCCGTTCCCAAACACAACCCTTCCTCTTCCAAAAGAAAGCTCCAGACTTTCGCCGTCTCTCGTCTCCGTTCAGTCATCTCCTCTCTCAGCAGAGCCCGACCCGGTAACAACAACTCCGGACTCGGGTCCCGGGTCGTGGGCACCCTCTTCGGATCACGCCGCGGACACGTGCATTTCTCCGTCCAGAAAGACCCGACTTCCCCGCCGGCGTTTCTCATCGAGCTCGCTACTCCGATCAGTGGACTCGTCAAGGAGATGGCTTCGGGACTCGTGAGGATCGCTCTGGAGTGCGACAAGGCCAAAGAGGAAGCTAAAGAAGACGGTGACCGCCGTCCACGGCGGTTGGTGGAGGAGCCTGTGTGGAGGACTTACTGCAACGGGAAGAAGTGCGGGTTCGCGGCGAGGAGGGAGTGTggtgagaaggagaagaaagttCTGAAGGCGCTCGAGATGGTCTCCATGGGCGCCGGAGTTTTACCGGAGACGGAGGAGACGTCCGGCGGTGGCGGTGGAGGAGAGATAATGTATATGAGGGCGAAGTTCGAGAGAATCGTGGGGTCGCGTGACTCTGAAGCTTTCTACATGATGAATCCTGATAGCAATGGAGCGCCGGAGCTCAGTATCTATCTGCTCAGAATCTGA
- the LOC106366058 gene encoding protein Dr1 homolog isoform X1 — translation MDPMDIVGKSKEDASLPKATMTKIIKEMLPPDVRVARDAQDLLIECCVEFINLVSSESNEVCNKEDRRTIAPEHVLKALQVLGFGEYIEEVYAAYEQHKYETMQDTQRSVKCNSGAQMTEEEAAAEQQRMFAEARARMNGGAPVPQPQHPETEHPESDHPETDQRSLQS, via the exons ATGGATCCGATGGATATAGTCGGCAAATCCAAAGAAGACGCTTCGCTTCCTAAAG CTACGATGACTAAGATTATAAAGGAGATGTTACCACCTGATGTTCGTGTTGCTAGAGACGCTCAAGATCTTCTTATCGAGTGTTGTGTAG agtttataaatcttgtGTCTTCAGAATCTAATGAGGTTTGTAACAAAGAGGATAGAAGAACGATTGCTCCTGAGCATGTTCTCAAGGCGTTACAG GTTCTGGGTTTTGGAGAATATATAGAGGAAGTCTATGCTGCTTATGAGCAACATAAGTATGAAACCATG CAGGACACACAGAGAAGTGTGAAATGCAACAGCGGAGCTCAGATGACTGAGGAGGAAGCTGCAGCTGAGCAGCAACGTATGTTTGCTGAAGCGCGTGCGAGAATGAACGGAGGTGCTCCGGTTCCTCAACCGCAACATCCTGAAACCGAACATCCTGAGTCTGACCATCCCGAAACCGACCAGAGAAGTCTGCAAAGCTAA
- the LOC106366058 gene encoding protein Dr1 homolog isoform X2, with product MDPMDIVGKSKEDASLPKATMTKIIKEMLPPDVRVARDAQDLLIECCVEFINLVSSESNEVCNKEDRRTIAPEHVLKALQVLGFGEYIEEVYAAYEQHKYETMDTQRSVKCNSGAQMTEEEAAAEQQRMFAEARARMNGGAPVPQPQHPETEHPESDHPETDQRSLQS from the exons ATGGATCCGATGGATATAGTCGGCAAATCCAAAGAAGACGCTTCGCTTCCTAAAG CTACGATGACTAAGATTATAAAGGAGATGTTACCACCTGATGTTCGTGTTGCTAGAGACGCTCAAGATCTTCTTATCGAGTGTTGTGTAG agtttataaatcttgtGTCTTCAGAATCTAATGAGGTTTGTAACAAAGAGGATAGAAGAACGATTGCTCCTGAGCATGTTCTCAAGGCGTTACAG GTTCTGGGTTTTGGAGAATATATAGAGGAAGTCTATGCTGCTTATGAGCAACATAAGTATGAAACCATG GACACACAGAGAAGTGTGAAATGCAACAGCGGAGCTCAGATGACTGAGGAGGAAGCTGCAGCTGAGCAGCAACGTATGTTTGCTGAAGCGCGTGCGAGAATGAACGGAGGTGCTCCGGTTCCTCAACCGCAACATCCTGAAACCGAACATCCTGAGTCTGACCATCCCGAAACCGACCAGAGAAGTCTGCAAAGCTAA
- the LOC106366057 gene encoding G patch domain-containing protein TGH-like isoform X1, producing the protein MGLEEDDFVFHGTPIEREEEIGSRKKKAVAGASGNLRTLPAWKQEVTDEEGRRRFHGAFTGGYSAGYYNTVGSKEGWAPQSFTSSRKNRAGARKQNISDFLDEDEKAELEGQSLSASSQFDTFGFTAAEHSRKQAEKEHHERPSAIPGPVHDELIAPVSESIGVKLLLKMGWRRGHSIKDVRAGSDARREARKAFLAFSADENTKESSDSLVLETEVKTSLDPQINEDTKFSETTPVYVLNPKQDLHGLGYDPFKHAPEFRENKRSRLSAGKEAGYRKPLSMKESLFGPNTGKIGPGFGIGALEELDVEDEDVYAGYDFNQTYVIEDEQPVRPHNDNTLRLTSKEHNVLPGFGAASNSDYSVERFDPPKIPKDFVARHKFLGPREAETKPTAVPPPDVPPPEDKNLKLLIDGFATFVSRCGKLYEDLSREKNESNQLFDFLRGGSGQDYYVRRLWEEQQKRGDQSNLQLDVKVPPSVEKMTAEKRGSLLGERPLQKSLKETETSASSGGSFQFPTNLSDTFTKSASSQEAADAVKPFKDDPAKQERFEQFLKEKYKGGLRTTDSNSFNRMSESARAQERLDFEAAAEAIEKGKAYKEVRRATERPVDFLAGGLQFTSGGTEQIKDTGVVDMKSSKTYPKREEFQWRPAPLLCKRFDLPDPFMGKPGTAPRARNKMDSLIFLPDTVKAVSDLQEPKKETTVVEPEVEVQVENVERPVDLYKAIFSDDSEDDEEQQPMNGKRQEGQEKKNEAAAATTLNRLIAGDFLESLGKELGFEVPSDVTYPEGTKPMEEDNKSKRKSDAASERRPATKEKPEEKTSGLKLRSEEETDTKKREKSPRNWSGEEKSTKKREESPRNDLSSSDSSGDERRRKRSKKDRHRNNDTESDSSSDYHSRDKRSSRSRRKRRESSREKRSSHKKHHTKHYKTNDSSSRYSMDEDRKESRLEKRRHRD; encoded by the exons ATGGGGCTAGAGGAGGATGATTTCGTGTTTCACGGGACGCCGATAGAGCGAGAGGAAGAGATCGGTAGCCGGAAGAAGAAAGCAGTCGCGGGAGCTTCGGGAAACCTGAGAACTCTCCCTGCTTGGAAGCAAGAG GTGACTGATGAAGAAGGTCGGAGAAGGTTCCATGGAGCATTTACTGGTGGATATTCTGCTGGGTATTACAATACAGTGGGGTCAAAAGAGG GCTGGGCTCCACAGTCGTTTACGTCGTCAAGGAAGAACAGAGCTGGAGCGAGAAAGCAGAATATATCAGACTTCCTTGATGAAGATGAAAAGGCG GAGTTGGAGGGACAATCATTGTCTGCGAGCTCACAATTTGACACATTTGGATTTACAGCAGCCGAACATTCTCGCAAGCAAGCTGAGAAAGAACATCATGAAAG GCCATCAGCCATTCCTGGCCCAGTGCATGACGAACTTATTGCGCCAGTTTCGGAATCAATTG gtGTCAAACTTTTGTTGAAGATGGGATGGCGGCGTGGTCATTCAATAAAGGATGTGCGTGCTGGTTcag ATGCTCGCAGGGAAGCTAGAAAAGCATTTTTAGCCTTCTCCGCTGATGAGAATACTAAGGAATCTTCGGACTCACTGGTTTTGGAGACTGAAGTGAAAACTTCTTTGGATCCACAGATTAATGAAGATACTAAATTTTCTGAAACAACCCCT GTATATGTTCTCAATCCGAAGCAGGACCTGCATGGTTTAGGATATGATCCTTTTAAGCATGCTCCTGAGTTTAGAG AAAATAAAAGATCTCGCTTGTCTGCCGGTAAGGAGGCTGGCTACAGAAAACCATTGTCAATGAAGGAAAGTCTTTTCGGACCTAACA CAGGAAAGATCGGTCCTGGTTTTGGCATTGGCGCACTTGAGGAGCTTGATGTCGAGGATGAAGATGTCTATGCTG GTTATGACTTTAATCAGACTTATGTCATAGAAGATGAACAGCCAGTAAGACCGCACAATGATAATACACTGAGGTTAACCTCAAAAGAGCATAACGTTCTGCCAGGTTTTGGAGCTGCTTCGAATTCTGACTACAGTGTGGAGAG ATTTGATCCTCCGAAAATCCCAAAGGACTTTGTGGCACGGCATAAGTTTCTTGGTCCTCGGGAGGCTGAAACTAAGCCAACTGCTGTTCCTCCTCCAGACGTTCCTCCCCCTGAAGATAAGAATCTGAAACTTCTGATCGATGGCTTTGCAACATTTGTTTCCCGCTGCGGGAAACTGTACGAGGATCTTTCTAGAGAGAAGAACGAATCAAATCAGCTGTTTGATTTTCTTCGGGGAGGTAGCGGTCAGGACTACTATGTAAGAAGACTGTGGGAGGAGCAACAAAAGCGCGGTGATCAAAGTAATCTGCAATTAGATGTTAAGGTCCCTCCAAGCGTTGAGAAAATGACTGCAGAAAAGCGTGGTAGCTTATTAGGAGAAAGGCCATTGCAGAAAAGTTTGAAAGAAACTGAAACCTCTGCTTCTTCTGGAGGATCCTTCCAGTTCCCCACCAATCTCTCTGACACATTCACCAAATCTGCTTCATCT CAAGAGGCAGCCGATGCTGTCAAGCCCTTCAAAGATGACCCGGCAAAACAAGAAAGATTTGAGCAGTTTCTCAAGGAGAAATACAAAGGAGGGTTACGTACAACAGATTCCAATAGTTTTAACAGGATGTCGGAATCAGCTCGTGCTCAAGAGAGGCTGGACTTTGAGGCTGCAGCTGAGGCCATTGAGAAAGGGAAAGCTTACAAGGAGGTCAGACGAGCTACTGAACGGCCTGTCGACTTTCTTGCAGGAGGGCTGCAATTTACTTCTGGTGGAACAGAG cAAATTAAAGACACTGGAGTAGTAGACATGAAATCAAGTAAGACATACCCTAAAAGGGAAGAGTTCCAATGGCGTCCTGCACCTCTTCTGTGCAAACGATTTGACCTTCCTGATCCTTTCATGGGAAAG CCCGGAACTGCTCCGCGAGCAAGAAACAAAATGGATTCTCTCATATTCTTGCCAGATACAGTTAAAGCTGTATCTGATCTACAAGAACCTAAGAAAGAGACAACAGTAGTAGAGCCAGAAGTTGAGGTACAAGTGGAGAATGTGGAGAGACCTGTTGATCTTTACAAG GCCATTTTCTCTGATGAttctgaagatgatgaagaacaaCAACCTATGAATGGAAAGAGACAAGAGGGTCAAGAAAAGAAGAATGAAGCAGCTGCTGCAACCACATTAAACCGACTCATAGCTGGTGATTTTCTAGAATCTCTAGGGAAAGAACTGGGTTTCGAAGTACCTTCTGATGTCACGTACCCGGAAGGAACCAAGCCAATGGAAGAAGATAACAAGTCCAAACGCAAATCCGATGCAGCTTCTGAGAGAAGACCTGCAACGAAAGAAAAACCAGAGGAGAAGACGAGCGGCCTCAAACTCAGGTCTGAAGAAGAAACTGatacaaaaaagagagagaagtcgCCAAGAAACTGGAGTGGTGAAGAAAAGAgtacaaaaaagagagaggagtCGCCAAGAAACGATCTATCCTCAAGTGATTCCTCAGGAGATGAACGGAGGAGAAAACGTTCCAAGAAGGATAGACATAGAAACAATGATACAGAGAGCGATTCGTCAAGTGACTACCACAGCAGAGATAAACGAAGCTCAAGATCaagaagaaagaggagagaatcttctagagagaagagaagtagCCACAAGAAGCATCATACAAAGCATTACAAGACCAATGACTCTTCTTCACGGTACAGCATGGACGAAGACCGGAAAGAGTCAAGGCTGGAGAAGCGGAGACACAGAGACTGA
- the LOC106366057 gene encoding G patch domain-containing protein TGH-like isoform X2 encodes MGLEEDDFVFHGTPIEREEEIGSRKKKAVAGASGNLRTLPAWKQEVTDEEGRRRFHGAFTGGYSAGYYNTVGSKEGWAPQSFTSSRKNRAGARKQNISDFLDEDEKAELEGQSLSASSQFDTFGFTAAEHSRKQAEKEHHERPSAIPGPVHDELIAPVSESIGVKLLLKMGWRRGHSIKDVRAGSDARREARKAFLAFSADENTKESSDSLVLETEVKTSLDPQINEDTKFSETTPVYVLNPKQDLHGLGYDPFKHAPEFRENKRSRLSAGKEAGYRKPLSMKESLFGPNRKIGPGFGIGALEELDVEDEDVYAGYDFNQTYVIEDEQPVRPHNDNTLRLTSKEHNVLPGFGAASNSDYSVERFDPPKIPKDFVARHKFLGPREAETKPTAVPPPDVPPPEDKNLKLLIDGFATFVSRCGKLYEDLSREKNESNQLFDFLRGGSGQDYYVRRLWEEQQKRGDQSNLQLDVKVPPSVEKMTAEKRGSLLGERPLQKSLKETETSASSGGSFQFPTNLSDTFTKSASSQEAADAVKPFKDDPAKQERFEQFLKEKYKGGLRTTDSNSFNRMSESARAQERLDFEAAAEAIEKGKAYKEVRRATERPVDFLAGGLQFTSGGTEQIKDTGVVDMKSSKTYPKREEFQWRPAPLLCKRFDLPDPFMGKPGTAPRARNKMDSLIFLPDTVKAVSDLQEPKKETTVVEPEVEVQVENVERPVDLYKAIFSDDSEDDEEQQPMNGKRQEGQEKKNEAAAATTLNRLIAGDFLESLGKELGFEVPSDVTYPEGTKPMEEDNKSKRKSDAASERRPATKEKPEEKTSGLKLRSEEETDTKKREKSPRNWSGEEKSTKKREESPRNDLSSSDSSGDERRRKRSKKDRHRNNDTESDSSSDYHSRDKRSSRSRRKRRESSREKRSSHKKHHTKHYKTNDSSSRYSMDEDRKESRLEKRRHRD; translated from the exons ATGGGGCTAGAGGAGGATGATTTCGTGTTTCACGGGACGCCGATAGAGCGAGAGGAAGAGATCGGTAGCCGGAAGAAGAAAGCAGTCGCGGGAGCTTCGGGAAACCTGAGAACTCTCCCTGCTTGGAAGCAAGAG GTGACTGATGAAGAAGGTCGGAGAAGGTTCCATGGAGCATTTACTGGTGGATATTCTGCTGGGTATTACAATACAGTGGGGTCAAAAGAGG GCTGGGCTCCACAGTCGTTTACGTCGTCAAGGAAGAACAGAGCTGGAGCGAGAAAGCAGAATATATCAGACTTCCTTGATGAAGATGAAAAGGCG GAGTTGGAGGGACAATCATTGTCTGCGAGCTCACAATTTGACACATTTGGATTTACAGCAGCCGAACATTCTCGCAAGCAAGCTGAGAAAGAACATCATGAAAG GCCATCAGCCATTCCTGGCCCAGTGCATGACGAACTTATTGCGCCAGTTTCGGAATCAATTG gtGTCAAACTTTTGTTGAAGATGGGATGGCGGCGTGGTCATTCAATAAAGGATGTGCGTGCTGGTTcag ATGCTCGCAGGGAAGCTAGAAAAGCATTTTTAGCCTTCTCCGCTGATGAGAATACTAAGGAATCTTCGGACTCACTGGTTTTGGAGACTGAAGTGAAAACTTCTTTGGATCCACAGATTAATGAAGATACTAAATTTTCTGAAACAACCCCT GTATATGTTCTCAATCCGAAGCAGGACCTGCATGGTTTAGGATATGATCCTTTTAAGCATGCTCCTGAGTTTAGAG AAAATAAAAGATCTCGCTTGTCTGCCGGTAAGGAGGCTGGCTACAGAAAACCATTGTCAATGAAGGAAAGTCTTTTCGGACCTAACA GAAAGATCGGTCCTGGTTTTGGCATTGGCGCACTTGAGGAGCTTGATGTCGAGGATGAAGATGTCTATGCTG GTTATGACTTTAATCAGACTTATGTCATAGAAGATGAACAGCCAGTAAGACCGCACAATGATAATACACTGAGGTTAACCTCAAAAGAGCATAACGTTCTGCCAGGTTTTGGAGCTGCTTCGAATTCTGACTACAGTGTGGAGAG ATTTGATCCTCCGAAAATCCCAAAGGACTTTGTGGCACGGCATAAGTTTCTTGGTCCTCGGGAGGCTGAAACTAAGCCAACTGCTGTTCCTCCTCCAGACGTTCCTCCCCCTGAAGATAAGAATCTGAAACTTCTGATCGATGGCTTTGCAACATTTGTTTCCCGCTGCGGGAAACTGTACGAGGATCTTTCTAGAGAGAAGAACGAATCAAATCAGCTGTTTGATTTTCTTCGGGGAGGTAGCGGTCAGGACTACTATGTAAGAAGACTGTGGGAGGAGCAACAAAAGCGCGGTGATCAAAGTAATCTGCAATTAGATGTTAAGGTCCCTCCAAGCGTTGAGAAAATGACTGCAGAAAAGCGTGGTAGCTTATTAGGAGAAAGGCCATTGCAGAAAAGTTTGAAAGAAACTGAAACCTCTGCTTCTTCTGGAGGATCCTTCCAGTTCCCCACCAATCTCTCTGACACATTCACCAAATCTGCTTCATCT CAAGAGGCAGCCGATGCTGTCAAGCCCTTCAAAGATGACCCGGCAAAACAAGAAAGATTTGAGCAGTTTCTCAAGGAGAAATACAAAGGAGGGTTACGTACAACAGATTCCAATAGTTTTAACAGGATGTCGGAATCAGCTCGTGCTCAAGAGAGGCTGGACTTTGAGGCTGCAGCTGAGGCCATTGAGAAAGGGAAAGCTTACAAGGAGGTCAGACGAGCTACTGAACGGCCTGTCGACTTTCTTGCAGGAGGGCTGCAATTTACTTCTGGTGGAACAGAG cAAATTAAAGACACTGGAGTAGTAGACATGAAATCAAGTAAGACATACCCTAAAAGGGAAGAGTTCCAATGGCGTCCTGCACCTCTTCTGTGCAAACGATTTGACCTTCCTGATCCTTTCATGGGAAAG CCCGGAACTGCTCCGCGAGCAAGAAACAAAATGGATTCTCTCATATTCTTGCCAGATACAGTTAAAGCTGTATCTGATCTACAAGAACCTAAGAAAGAGACAACAGTAGTAGAGCCAGAAGTTGAGGTACAAGTGGAGAATGTGGAGAGACCTGTTGATCTTTACAAG GCCATTTTCTCTGATGAttctgaagatgatgaagaacaaCAACCTATGAATGGAAAGAGACAAGAGGGTCAAGAAAAGAAGAATGAAGCAGCTGCTGCAACCACATTAAACCGACTCATAGCTGGTGATTTTCTAGAATCTCTAGGGAAAGAACTGGGTTTCGAAGTACCTTCTGATGTCACGTACCCGGAAGGAACCAAGCCAATGGAAGAAGATAACAAGTCCAAACGCAAATCCGATGCAGCTTCTGAGAGAAGACCTGCAACGAAAGAAAAACCAGAGGAGAAGACGAGCGGCCTCAAACTCAGGTCTGAAGAAGAAACTGatacaaaaaagagagagaagtcgCCAAGAAACTGGAGTGGTGAAGAAAAGAgtacaaaaaagagagaggagtCGCCAAGAAACGATCTATCCTCAAGTGATTCCTCAGGAGATGAACGGAGGAGAAAACGTTCCAAGAAGGATAGACATAGAAACAATGATACAGAGAGCGATTCGTCAAGTGACTACCACAGCAGAGATAAACGAAGCTCAAGATCaagaagaaagaggagagaatcttctagagagaagagaagtagCCACAAGAAGCATCATACAAAGCATTACAAGACCAATGACTCTTCTTCACGGTACAGCATGGACGAAGACCGGAAAGAGTCAAGGCTGGAGAAGCGGAGACACAGAGACTGA
- the LOC106364084 gene encoding basic leucine zipper 43-like, whose protein sequence is MIRHLKPNMESSPHRSHHCFDILEGMPPQDDHFNSSFLQNPNFHVHLQSISPNLSTRSNNNRSDHLDPNGEPFCHREGLDPDERRARRVVSNRESARRSRMRKKKQIEELQQQVEQLMVLNHNLSEKVINLLESNHQIIQENSHLKEKVNSFHLLMAEMLIPMRNVDGSINDRDANHLRGETSNRTNTFFGRHCTEIAGSA, encoded by the exons ATGATAAGACATCTAAAACCTAACATGGAGTCTAGTCCCCATCGCTCACATCATTGTTTCGATATTCTTGAAGGAATGCCACCACAGGACGATCATTTCAACTCGTCATTTCTACAAAACCCTAACTTCCATGTCCATTTGCAGTCTATATCACCAAACTTGTCGACCCGCAGCAACAACAACCGCTCTGATCACTTAGACCCAAATGGAGAACCCTTTTGCCACAGAGAGGGTCTTGATCCAGACGAAAGAAGGGCAAGAAGAGTGGTCTCTAACCGAGAATCTGCAAGAAGGTCTCGTATGCGGAAGAAGAAGCAGATAGAAGAGCTGCAGCAACAAGTGGAGCAGCTCATGGTTTTGAATCATAACTTGTCTGAGAAAGTCATTAATTTGTTGGAAAGTAACCACCAGATCATACAAGAGAACTCACACCTGAAGGAGAAAGTCAATTCCTTTCACTTGCTCATGGCAGAAATGCTAATACCTATGAGAAATGTAGACGGCAGCATCAATGACCGCGACGCGAATCATCTCAGAGGAGAGACATCGAACCGGACCAACACTTTCTTTGGCAG GCATTGTACAGAGATAGCCGGGTCTGCATAG
- the LOC106366060 gene encoding dof zinc finger protein DOF5.4-like, which translates to MQDIHDYSMTGGGGGGGGGGRTGRFFGGGGGGDRRMRVHQNNILNHHQSLKCPRCNSLNTKFCYYNNYNHSQPRHFCKNCRRYWTKGGVLRNVPVGGGCRKAKRSKSKQPPSSSSTSTADKPMAQDGEEKPCSSESSSLPAGAATAAAAKGVMGADMHNIKLYGNGIEWSTLLGQGSSDGGVFEMGGFTALSIDTTPFGFGGNTVQQQFEDRTAQVDPTMEFEPLDWGSGGGDQTLFDLTSTADHAYWSHQDQNDLTFHNSDSFSSF; encoded by the coding sequence ATGCAAGATATTCATGATTACTCGATgaccggaggaggaggaggaggaggaggaggaggaagaacagGGAGGTTTTTCGGTGGCGGAGGAGGCGGAGATCGGAGGATGAGAGTGCATCAGAACAATATCCTTAACCATCACCAATCTCTCAAGTGTCCTCGTTGCAACTCTCTCAACACAAAGTTCTGTTACTACAACAACTACAATCACTCTCAGCCTCGACACTTTTGCAAAAACTGCCGTCGTTACTGGACCAAAGGCGGCGTCCTCCGTAACGTTCCCGTCGGAGGTGGTTGCCGTAAAGCCAAACGTTCCAAGTCTAAGCAGCCTCCGTCATCATCGTCAACTTCCACCGCCGACAAACCAATGGCACAAGACGGAGAGGAGAAACCATGCAGCAGCGAGAGCTCTTCTCTCCCCGCCGGCGCCGCCACTGCCGCTGCAGCAAAAGGCGTTATGGGCGCTGATATGCATAATATTAAACTCTACGGAAACGGGATAGAATGGTCTACGTTGCTAGGACAAGGTTCATCTGACGGTGGAGTTTTCGAGATGGGTGGTTTTACCGCGTTGTCGATTGATACGACACCGTTTGGATTCGGAGGTAATACTGTACAGCAGCAGTTTGAGGATCGAACGGCTCAGGTTGATCCCACTATGGAATTTGAACCGTTGGATTGGGGAAGTGGTGGAGGTGATCAAACACTCTTTGATCTAACCAGTACCGCTGATCATGCATACTGGAGTCACCAAGATCAGAATGATCTTACCTTCCACAATTCTGACAGCTTCTCTTCTTTTTGA
- the LOC106364085 gene encoding protein BREAKING OF ASYMMETRY IN THE STOMATAL LINEAGE produces MASQWTIPKLVTWRVKDWASCFLACKIPIDVEEDGVANNSNTTNNNTLMFKRTKRKIKKKRSERKLSLSPPGTRHHHHLRGSSSVSPTSSSHNRRLSLPQPPASEEPAGFIVFCFDREDGGFDVVKEGKEERKEVELSSEKSPRTVQRKLIYGDQGVGKGEKNNSLEIIGTEQYHQADKTTCQETENVSCGVHDPKNEEEEDIDASDKSTGSTHSDEGRGSFAFPILGVEWMGSPVLMPTPDDLSPKKQKPIALGFQCCRF; encoded by the exons ATGGCTTCACAATGGACAATACCAAAACTTGTTACTTGGAGAGTCAAAGATTGGGCCTCCTGTTTCTTGGCTTGCAAGATTCCTATAG ACGTAGAGGAGGATGGAGTTGCTAACAACAGTAACACAACGAACAACAACACTCTAATGTTCAAGAGGACAAAGAGGAAGATTAAGAAGAAGAGGTCAGAGAGGAAGCTCAGTCTAAGCCCACCGGGGAcacgtcatcatcatcatctaagaGGCAGCAGCAGCGTTTCTCCGACATCGTCGTCTCATAACCGGAGGTTGAGCTTGCCGCAGCCACCGGCCTCAGAAGAACCTGCAGGCTTCATAGTCTTTTGCTTCGACCGTGAGGATGGAGGTTTCGACGTTGTGAAAGAAGGGAAAGAAGAGAGGAAAGAGGTGGAATTGTCATCTGAAAAGTCACCGAGAACGGTACAGCGTAAG CTTATTTATGGAGACCAAGGGGTAGGTAAAGGAGAGAAGAATAACTCTCTGGAGATTATAGGGACAGAACAATATCATCAGGCCGATAAGACTACATGCCAAGAAACTGAAAATGTCTCTTGTGGTGTTCATGATCcg aaaaacgaggaagaagaagatattgatGCATCTGATAAATCTACCGGGTCTACTCACTCAGATGAAGGAAGGGGATCGTTTGCATTTCCCAT ATTGGGAGTTGAGTGGATGGGGAGCCCTGTCCTGATGCCTACACCAGATGACTTGTCTCCTAAGAAACAAAAACCGATAGCTTTAGGGTTCCAATGCTGtagattctaa